The genomic region AGGGGTTATTGTTCAGGACAAGTTATCTCTGATGTTCTGCGAGAAGCACTTAAGCGTTTAAGAGCACACACATTGTTACTTTTCAGTGCCGCTATTTGGTGACATCAGGACCTCAGAGTTGACTTCATGGATGAGAGGCAGAGTCCAGTGTCTCCAAACCACCAGCCCCACCCGAACCACTAACACAATACAGGTCATCACAAGAAGCACCACTACAGAAAATATAAGCATGACAACACTGTAATCTTTGTGCTTACCTGCATTTCAATGCAAACAATGCTACCTTACTatttataaaggaatattccaggttcaatacaagttaagcttaattaacagcctttgtggcataatgttgatttccacaaaatttaattttgccttgtcttgtgtttattttaaaaaatacaactaaAAGGGAAAATCAAGACAAAacaattttttgtggaaatcaacattatgccacaaatgctatcaattaagcttaacatgAATTGAACCTCTTACATTTCTTTAAGAGGGGCTTTACAGTTTTATGAGGTTGTGACTCTATGATATGCTATATCATATGCTATATCATAAAGGCTAACCAAGGTAAGGTAAgcattaacaaaaaaagatgtgtttttcatTGGCTTACCTGAAAAGACTGCATTTCGGCCAGGAGCTGATGCATCGTAATGCTTAGTTAAGATTCCAATTAGAGCATAGATAATGACAGGGTAAACGGTAAGGATGTAACGGACGTGCTTCTCTATTACAAAGTTTTCAAAATTAAACCTGTAGAAGAATAAAGAAATATGATGTGTATCTTTAGACTGATTAGACTACACTGTGtagattgaatacatttatgatATAATTTAACTATGATTACCATATAATTACTTCCAACAGAAGAAGGCATAAAGAAGCTGTAGCCGCATTTGTTGCAGAAACTGATGCCAAATTCAACACAACTGTGAAGTTGAGTAGTGTGGCAATGGTTGTCCATGTTGCATAAATGGCAATACCATTTTGAACCTAAGGTACAAATTTGACATGGTCAGTTCAACCAACAAGCAAAGCTGTAGTGCACTTAATTTACCTGCAATAATCTTACGACTCTGAAAACAACAGCTGTGAGATCCAGTGGGTTTTGTTTCATTTGACACTGTATATTTAAGTACCTTATTTGTGAGAGATTTAAAACCCATTTAAAAGAACATTGTCAAAGAAAGCCGAGTTCTCTGCTTCTACGAATCAAGGTAGATCCAGAGTAAGATGTTCAATGCATACCAGCACTATGATGCAGACAAGGTCTTTTGGGTGGTTCTGTTTGAGCCATGATCCATGAGCCCGAAGACCAATACAAGAGAAGAGGATCAACAGGTAGTTGGTAAAAGCAATCAGAGCTAGAACTATCAGTGCAGGGATCATCAATCTGAATCAAtgagaaaacaaacacacatgattCACCAGTCTTGACTCCTGAGACCAACATTATGAGAAGCAactgacaaattattttaataatttctggTATTGCATAAATCTCTCCTGATTATGCCAAAAACTATGTTGGCTGCAACAAACTTACTCTCGGTCCCACAAGACAAGCCAGGTGCTGTTTAGAATCATGTTGATGATCCATGAGAGAAAGAATTCAGAGGGCAGGATTGCTGGGCTTGAGTACAACCTGACAGTAAATATTTCATAACTCATTTAACTATTTTCATAAGCCTGAGCTGAGCATAACTCAGGGCAAACattataaacaaaattattttaaaacagtatGAATAAGCAAAGTGttgacatatgtgtgtgtgttttgtagtaCCCTCTGCAGAGCCAAGTCAGGACATAAATGTTCATCAGAAAGAGCCAGGAATAGATGAGAGCCCATATGGAGAAGGTCCATCCAGCAGGAGTGATCTGTGTGTCATACCTCCCTGACACATTTCCTGTACTGTGCTGAAATGGGCCTTGAAAGTCATAAATCCATGTGAAATTAGTTTGTCTGACAGTGTAGCTGTTTACTTCTTTATAAGTTTCTGAGCTCCAGAGAAGAAAGCTCTGGCTATGAAATGTCtgcatgtacactaccagtcaaaagttttgaaacacttgttctttattataatttttttcttcacattttagaataatacttaagtcatcaaaactatggaataacataaatggaactatgggaattatgttgtgactaaacaaaatccaaaataaagatattttagcatcttcaaagtagtcaacctttgcctagaatttgcagacgtgtactcttgacattttctcaaccaacttcttgaggtatcaccctgggatgctttttaaacagtattgaaggagttcccatatacGTTtagcacttactggctgcttttctttattatttggtccaagtcatcaatttcaaaaactatttttttaatttttttttaattacattttagttttataattaaataaattaatatgttggcacaattatatttttgtctacaaaactaatttcaaacatttaagtatacgcttcagatcaaaagatttttaagatcatgagaaacatttcagtcaagtgtttcaaaagtttagtgtATAAAACAATGTGATACATACCTTTTCCCGGTCCTGCGAGTGCGTTGATAATCAAAGTAGTGATGTAAACAAATTGAGAAAGGACAATGAGAACAATACGCAAGATCTTGTGATTTCCCAGCAGAGGCATATTTTTATCCACAGAGTATAAACTATTAAGGTATTTCCGTTTTTTTAtgttaccaatttttttttcactttgtaaTTATATAGCTAGAGATAACTTATGaagttagcaagctagctagaATTGCTAAAGTAGCTAGTTACACAATGTGCtacaaacactttaaaaacccTTTATATATTTCTACGTAGCGAGTACTGTCACTTTGGTTAAATTCTGCCAAATATATAAACCGACTTTTAAATAACTTAATGTCAGCGTGTACAACAGTGTTATCTAACTCGATAACGTGACAAAAGATGCACTGTTGAAAAGTAAAAGAGAGACATCTGCTGGACAATAACACGCCCTTTTGTGGCGTCCACAAGTCAGTGAATGTCTcgacatacagtatttttcacACGTTACTCACACTGTGAAGCCTTAAAGCGTCTAAAATTAAAAGAAGAAGATATTGGTCACTTTTATTGTTAAGCTAACATTCAGTGACAGTCTTCAAAGATTATAACAGATGCCACAAACCAGATACTAGAGCAATGAGCCAGTTAAACAAATGTTACtgtttttcctgaacgcggaagtgttccacgattagacggttttcaatttccggtctccagtgttttcacttgcatcggcgtatccacagttttcctgtgCAACATCTGGGCGGTGCCATGattattctaattgcctgttttctgtttctggtctcgagagtCAAGTAAAAACTGCCTAAACGAGTGATCCagtggagaacaacaaccatttatgTGTCACTTAAACTTGTGccgttgttggctgtcataactcagaataattaatgatatcaacgtaactaacctcagACCATCGCTTTATGTCATCTACACACACAGGTTAGGCAccgtctataaaaaaaaaaacggtcatctagactctgtgaagtatcagcatatttttttacaatttttacaaatgtaataccttcaACATTACATTACCCGTTAAGAATATACGTCGATGCGAGtgaacactggagaccggaaattgaaaacaggaaaatcgtggaacacttccgcgttaAGGAAAAAGgtgatgtaatgtttaaggtgttatatttgtataaaattgtcaaaaaacttgccgatacttcacagagtcgagatgaccgttttttttttattgacagtgcCTAACCTGTGTGTGTAGATGACATaaagcgatggtccgaggttagttacgttaATATCagtaactactttgagttgttatgacagccaacaacagcacaaattcatttttattccaaaaaaaCATAAACGGTTGTTGATTtccatctggatcgctcgttttgagaccagaaacagaaaacaggcaactagaatcatcatggcgccgcccagtggttgctcaggaaaactgtggatacaagttaaacggatagttcacccaaaatgaaaattctctcatccctcaccttcatgccatctcagatgtgtatgactttcttctgctgaacacaaacgaaggtttttagaagaatatttcagctctgtaggtccatacaatgtaagtgaatgggcaaagtttttctagcaagtcagtcctctgtctgtcatctttggaacgctatCGGGAGTCTATTTCCAGTTTCCACTAATGCGCGTTagggagttgattgacaggtgatgtctgtatctaaaaggtgattggctctttacctGGAAGGCGGAACTTCCTTTCTGCATGCTTGACCGTTGGGCACTAGatcttcttggttgggcgttccaatttctcccattcatttaaatagaagtggcctgtctctgctaaatagtctctggaatgggtgccaaaattgtgaagcttcaaaattcacataaacacagcataaaagtaatccatatgactccagtggtcacATTCATATAtcagcgatatgataggtgtgggttagaaaaagttcaatatttaagtctttttttactatcactctccACTTTCACGGTTACTTtttcattcttcttcttttatttttggtgatttgcattcttcgtgcatatcgccacctactgggcagggaggagaatttatggtaaaaacgcaaatattgatctgtttctcacccacacctatcatatcgcttcagaagatatggattaaagaACTGGAGTCTCATGTAATactttaagctgcctttatgtgcattttggagcttcagtattttggcacccattaacttgcactgtatggacctacttgagatattcttctaaaaaccttcatttgtgttctgcagaagaaagaaagtcataagtttctgggatggcataagggtgagtaaataagaaaattttcatttttggctgaactctCCCCTTTAAACTCAGTTGAAAgcttttttggcataatgttgattagaaaaattaatttcgactagtccctccttttccttaaaaaaaaaaaaaaaaaaaaaaaaaaaactaaaaaaatctgggttacatcaaggtacttacaatagaagtgaatctgtaaatgttaaaatacatttcattttatagtatagccacaagacgtaaacaatatgcatgttaacatgattttagtaacaAAATCGCTTAATACCCTTTATTGCgtagttatttccaattttacaacttcgttgccatgacaacgtaatgctgtaaacccttaaaaagcaaaaacaacaatttaaacaacttaaacaactcACAGCTTAATTAATAAACaataacagaagaataaatgtaagtgcttttatacaattataagcttcacatttttgcttttttaaaccctcttaaaattggccccattcacttccattgtaagtgcctcactgtaacctcgaagtttgcttttttaaagaaaaggagggacgagtcaaaatgattttttgtgctaaacaacattatgccataaatgctgttgatcaagcttaacttgtattgaaccaggaatattcctttaagttatgtTCCTCCATCATAATggtttgtcattatttattttaatattcctTAATTTTGAATATTCCTTTTTTTACAGTTGATTGTGttaaattatgtttaacaaaAGCAAGTTATATGGTCTTTGTTCCAAATCCACTTTTGTGTGCAAGTTAAAAAGCATTTCATGTTAAAATGAAGATACATTTTTGGAAGGTTATTTGCCATGGTTATTCTAGCGCAAGTTATttctctttttaaaaaatgtctccATGTACGCATTATGGAGGAGGGGATGTTTGACAGGTGGGTGAGACACTGTTAAAACAAACTGTCCATAGACCATCATCAAACACATATTCAGGATGAGCACTGTTGCACCAGAGTTAAGTGTCAGGTTTTAATGTCCCTCTTTTTCCTCTTTAttggatttttgtttttatccTGTTGGCTCTGCAGGGACTGGGGTTCTAATCCAGATTGGGTCATATCCTGATCCTGTTCCCCCTCTCTCTACCACTTTCCTGTTGATCTATAATCTCCAATAAGtctaaaaagataaaaataaacaagGCCCAAAATTCATATCTTGAGCAAGAAAGCAGACAGAAAGGCAAATAGATGTCAAGACAGACTTGTTTTTTatgaaagtttttattgattcatgcagaaaatcacacagacataatagaaaatacaacctcaaaccacatgaaatcaaaaaaaaaatttcctctcCGAACAATAATCCCTccaccccacccgacacaaacaagcactctagTGATCGGAAGTCAACTGACaatgacacacaaatagacaataaaacaggaaatatttagaaattaaaaaaatctaatccctctccacttcccctccccgagaaccctccaaaaaggccataTAACCGCCCCACTTCCTAGTGAaaatatccatgttatccagccttctgtacaccatctcctcaaacgcTGCCACCCTACCCAGCTCAACGCACCACTCACGAAGCGAGGGCGCATCAGACGACTTCCATCCCTTGAGAATTAACTGCCTACCAATTATCACGCCTGTCAGGACCCAACTCTCCACGTATTTATCACCCACATGCAGGACCGCTccatcccccaaaacacacaatctGAGGTAAAAATGAAAACCGTGTGTTGACCACTTCACATACGAACCTCTgtactttcaaccaaaactcttgtatcctaacacatccccaaaaaacatgggatgtgtccccgtcttccgattggcatctccagcaggtgggcgcgtctttaagaccaagcctatacattctAGATAAGGTCCAATAAaattgatgcaaaatcttaaattgcataaggcacacccttgcatctctagatgcagacttgtttttttttccaaatcccagcccacaccccatcctccaacaccaaattaaaatatttctcccataatctcttaatagaagttttTTTAATACTTTCACCTCATATGATTTAGAGGTTTGCATTTTTGCAAAGAAAGTCAAGGAATAATCAAAATTAGACCATTGCAGATTGCAATCTGCTATATAATGAGCTGCAAGACAGCAAATGTTAACATCAAGTTTTACATAAATAAGACCATGCATTTCTAGTCATTCTTAGAGTGGCAGAAAGAAGGGATTAATCTCCATAAACAATGTCTTCCTGAAATAGTTATGGGTAAAACAGAAAATCTAAATTCACTGACTGACATTTTAGCAttcacatcttaaaaaaaaaccaaactaattaaaataagaaaacaatTGCAACCAAAACAATGCCAGCTGTGAATTTAACATTTGTCTTGCATTATTAACATACTGCTTTTATACTCCTCCACAACACAGGCCTTCAGTTGTGGAACAGGATGGAGAACCACTTATCTGTAAAGAGAACCATTCATCACAACCTCCATCTGGCTTTGAGGTCACTAGCAGTACAGGTGGAAGATACTCAAATCAGTGAGTCTGATGTGTTGGTAGATTGACCTGGTGTCCTCATTAAATATGACTAGATCTTGCAGTCTGACAATCTGTCCTGCTAGGCTGGTGAAACATTTGTGTAGTAGGGACAGAGTCCAGCAGTATTTTGTAGTGTATGGTAAGGCCATCACATGATATCTATGCCTGCAAAATGGCAATGTCTCTTGGCATTATGCAACTATAACTTTTCTTTCAGTGCGCTTATATTGTGCTATCATTGATATTGGTCTACCAGGCACTCCTTTGTTAAAAGTGCCACTAACAAGCTTTTGTGGGGTTGACCAGCTAAAATATTTCACTACACAAACTACTGTACACTACTGTTTAATGGGGTtaaaacaaatgtacattttttgtgAACATGCATAATCTATAACCAGTGACGGTCTGTATATATttgctataaaataaaataaataaagatacattaaacaatgtacattgtaaacaattaataataataaaaaatgttttgaattaatTTACCTTTTTCAATGGCCAGTTATTGGGTTACATTGCATCTCATAACATGAAAATGCAATTTCTATATTCATCAACAGATGGCAGTCTCTGCAAATATTTTTAACCAGTCACGATTTGATTGCAACCATCGCGACTACTTTCTAACTTAAGTTCATAtgtaaatatgataaaaaataaaataaaattaaaaattaaaaaaagacaattcaaaGGATGACATAATCAATTCACAATCAAAACATAAACGAAATGTTTCTTCTACAGACCAGGCTTCAGTTCTAAGACGTAAGGTGAACCATAGGACTCTGAGGGTATGATGGTTGATTTAAAAACTAttcaaattaaaaatttaaataagcaAGGATCCCATAACAATCCCCTTTGCTTTACTTTAGTAATTGTTTAGTAATCTGGGGTTATTGTATTAAAATTATTTCACGGCTTTCTTCTtctttgtttaaagaaaaaataataaaacattattctgcactactcacgTTTCacaccaacatttcttttttgaaGACTTGAAGCTTTTAATGCCactaatttctttctcttttttttcagcAAAACCATCTCTGGAGGGTTAcacaacattaatttttttttactttaagcccttGAGAAAAAAACATCTAAATGACTTGGAAATCAGAAATCTTAATCAATTCTTCCAGTCAGTGACCTCAGTTAATGACCTTAGACCCTAAAAAAAACATAGTGAATATTTTGAAAGTGGGCCTATGCTGACAttagcaagcaaaaaaaataaaaagtaaaaagcacacacacaccttgGTACAACAGCTGAGGAGTAACTAATCAAATATTTAAAGTTCCTGAAACGAAGACAAAAAAGCatataatgtgaaaataatgtttttactgGCACTTTGGTCTAGATTCATTCATTTGGTACAATGGATCCTGCAAATTGCCAATGACATTGTACTGCccttgattttaaaaaaaaaagaaaaaaaaaaaaggaaaaaaaaagatttcaataGTTTTTAACAGCTCACAAACGATATTTTCTCAGTACTGTTCGGAAGGTATATGTTAacacaccgatcagtcacaacattaaaaccacctgcctattattgtgtaggtccccctcgtgctgccaaaacagcgccaacccgcatctcagaatagcattctgacatgctattcttctcactaccaatgtacagagcggttatctgagttaccgtagactttgtcagtttaaaccattctggccattctctgttgacctctttcatcaataaggcatttccgaccacagaactgctgctcactggatgtttttttgtttttggcaccattcggagtaaattctagagactgttgtgtgtataaatcctaggagatcagcagatacaaaaatactcaaacctgaccatctggcaccaacaatcatgctgtggtccaaatcactgagatcaaattttttcccccattctgatggttgatgagaacattaacagtagctcctgacccgtatctgtatgattttatgcactgcactgctgccacacccttggctgattagataatcgcatggatgattgttggtgccagatgggctggtttgagtatttttgtaacaaaaacaaaaacgggtgagtcacgtgatgccatgcgaggattggacgtgtgaatggcaagctctgcgcactttgctagttttaacacttttaatgacataaactggtgagatttgataaaCTCTgctccataactgttctaggaggacaatatgtcaaagaattccaaatcctcaggctctggagacattaaaagacacccccgagcaggctgcgagcctgggagtcgatttagttggagagatgcgggaaatgtggcgagagatgctgaacatgtcagcaatgctgacgaaggtcgttgctgacttggaggatcttgctgcgatacatcgatcgatcactgccatggtgGCGAAGTTACAAGTGTGGGGGATGTCGAAAAACGGAttaattatctggagtcatcggagagggaattatctggtaatccactagcgaccaaggtggatttggagcatgtctgggagaagctggaggacatggagaaccgtagccggcagaataacatccgtattgtcggaattcctgaggccaaagagggtcaggatatggtgaaataccTAGATGGGCTCCTTTCAAATCTACCcagcataacaggccataagctggaaatcgagcgagctcacaaggTTCCTACTcggagatccacggagggagacaggccccgatcaattctggccaaatttttgagatcatccgataaagagcttgtgttacatgaggcttttcttggaaaaatcacagcattttcttgttcccagactttgcaaattcgatgAGAGggacgtgatcgattcaaggaatgcaagaaacgtttacatcaatggaaggttgcttttgcactgatattcccggccacattgagaatagatgctatggagggccgtaaaacattcacatgccttcataaagtcagtggagcgagtaagtcatcttgtggtactcactttGCAGCctagtggaccggctcactgaacattcacttgattgtttaaggaaactgagcgctttttttttgtgctggttccgcctagcggctggagtttgttttgtagagtaacacaccttcaggacagttttatggatgaatctacacgctctttgtacttattcctcctattggctggagtttgttttgtggattatttcttgcaagacattggagtgattacgtcatttgttgcactcatgttgcagccgagtggaccg from Myxocyprinus asiaticus isolate MX2 ecotype Aquarium Trade chromosome 5, UBuf_Myxa_2, whole genome shotgun sequence harbors:
- the LOC127441462 gene encoding uncharacterized protein LOC127441462 isoform X2 translates to MPLLGNHKILRIVLIVLSQFVYITTLIINALAGPGKGPFQHSTGNVSGRYDTQITPAGWTFSIWALIYSWLFLMNIYVLTWLCRGLYSSPAILPSEFFLSWIINMILNSTWLVLWDRELMIPALIVLALIAFTNYLLILFSCIGLRAHGSWLKQNHPKDLVCIIVLVQNGIAIYATWTTIATLLNFTVVLNLASVSATNAATASLCLLLLEVIIWFNFENFVIEKHVRYILTVYPVIIYALIGILTKHYDASAPGRNAVFSVVRVGLVVWRHWTLPLIHEVNSEVLMSPNSGTEK
- the LOC127441462 gene encoding uncharacterized protein LOC127441462 isoform X1, with amino-acid sequence MPLLGNHKILRIVLIVLSQFVYITTLIINALAGPGKGPFQHSTGNVSGRYDTQITPAGWTFSIWALIYSWLFLMNIYVLTWLCRGLYSSPAILPSEFFLSWIINMILNSTWLVLWDRELMIPALIVLALIAFTNYLLILFSCIGLRAHGSWLKQNHPKDLVCIIVLVQNGIAIYATWTTIATLLNFTVVLNLASVSATNAATASLCLLLLEVIIWFNFENFVIEKHVRYILTVYPVIIYALIGILTKHYDASAPGRNAVFSVVLLVMTCIVLVVRVGLVVWRHWTLPLIHEVNSEVLMSPNSGTEK